A part of Streptomyces sp. NBC_01235 genomic DNA contains:
- a CDS encoding cation diffusion facilitator family transporter has product MVSTADGTTDRTTDPTADHRTRLTVLVALAANLVIAVAKAVGGVVAGSPALLSEAAHSVADSLNEVFLLAALRRSRRPADKQHPFGYGKERFFWSLLAAVGIFVMGGCFSFFQGVEALRTGADEKFSGYVVGLIVLGVAFVAEGVSLLRALHQVRRQGGGLAGVRDPALRTVVAEDGTAVLGVTLAAIGMALHMVTGQVVWEACASLAIGVLLVYVAYGLGRTARDQLIGEAADPETGARIRALLDAQPEIDSVEALFTMKTGLDSTLVAARVDLMPGLDSERVEEVAVRIKRSIAHTVPEADRIFLDVTDRPARETRESPAATGERGGA; this is encoded by the coding sequence ATGGTGAGTACAGCCGACGGTACGACCGACCGCACGACCGACCCCACAGCCGATCACAGGACACGTCTCACCGTGCTGGTGGCGCTCGCCGCCAACCTGGTCATCGCCGTCGCCAAGGCGGTGGGGGGCGTGGTCGCGGGCTCGCCCGCACTGCTGTCGGAGGCGGCGCACTCCGTGGCCGACAGCCTGAACGAGGTCTTCCTCCTCGCCGCGCTGCGCCGCAGCCGACGCCCGGCCGACAAACAGCACCCCTTCGGCTACGGCAAGGAACGCTTCTTCTGGTCCTTGCTCGCCGCCGTCGGGATCTTCGTCATGGGCGGCTGCTTCTCCTTCTTCCAGGGCGTCGAGGCCCTGCGGACCGGCGCCGACGAGAAGTTCAGCGGCTATGTGGTGGGCCTGATCGTGCTGGGCGTCGCCTTCGTCGCCGAGGGAGTCTCGCTGCTGCGGGCCCTGCACCAGGTGCGCAGGCAGGGCGGCGGCCTCGCGGGCGTGCGCGACCCGGCCCTGCGCACGGTCGTCGCCGAGGACGGCACGGCGGTGCTCGGCGTCACCCTGGCCGCGATCGGCATGGCCCTGCACATGGTCACCGGACAGGTCGTCTGGGAGGCCTGTGCCTCGCTGGCGATCGGTGTGCTGCTCGTGTACGTCGCCTACGGACTCGGCCGTACGGCCCGCGATCAGCTCATCGGCGAGGCCGCCGACCCCGAGACCGGGGCGCGGATCCGCGCGCTCCTCGACGCCCAGCCCGAGATCGACAGCGTGGAGGCGCTGTTCACGATGAAGACGGGCCTCGACTCGACACTGGTGGCGGCTCGCGTGGACCTCATGCCGGGCCTGGACAGCGAGCGGGTCGAGGAGGTCGCCGTCCGCATCAAGCGCTCGATCGCCCACACGGTTCCCGAGGCGGACCGGATCTTCCTCGACGTGACCGACCGCCCCGCGCGCGAGACACGTGAAAGCCCCGCCGCGACGGGGGAACGCGGCGGGGCCTGA
- a CDS encoding nitroreductase family deazaflavin-dependent oxidoreductase: MPLEGEYEPSPTQWVREQVEQYERSGGTEGTTLRETGLPVILLTTRGAKSGKIRKTPLMRVEHDGRYALVASQGGAPKHPVWYHNVTSDPQVELQDGPRKQDMTAREVTGAEKAEWWERAVAAFPPYADYQKKTDREIPVFVVEPDAGS, encoded by the coding sequence ATGCCTCTCGAAGGCGAGTACGAGCCCAGCCCGACGCAGTGGGTGCGCGAGCAGGTGGAGCAGTACGAGCGCTCCGGCGGCACCGAGGGGACGACGCTGCGGGAGACGGGCCTGCCGGTCATCCTGCTGACGACCCGGGGCGCGAAGAGCGGGAAGATCCGCAAGACGCCGCTGATGCGGGTCGAGCACGACGGCCGGTACGCCCTGGTCGCCTCCCAGGGCGGGGCCCCGAAGCACCCCGTCTGGTACCACAACGTCACGTCCGATCCCCAGGTGGAACTCCAGGACGGGCCGCGCAAGCAGGACATGACGGCCCGTGAGGTCACCGGCGCGGAGAAGGCAGAGTGGTGGGAGCGCGCCGTCGCCGCGTTTCCGCCGTACGCCGACTACCAGAAGAAGACGGACCGGGAGATCCCGGTGTTCGTCGTGGAACCGGACGCCGGCAGCTGA
- a CDS encoding LysE family transporter, which translates to MTAALVAGLVAGYGIAVPVGAVATYLVSLTARTSLRTGVCAALGVATADGIYALVATVGGAAVAAVLRPVLTPLRWASALVLLALAARGAVTAVRQYRTPRLNTRSAPPPPSPARAYLSLLGITLLNPTTVVYFTALVLGTGATDSVRPLEQGVFVTAAFVASASWQLLLAGGGALLGRVLTGHRGRLVTALVSSGVMTAPAVQMMT; encoded by the coding sequence GTGACGGCCGCGCTCGTCGCGGGCCTGGTCGCGGGATACGGCATCGCCGTACCCGTCGGCGCGGTCGCGACCTACCTCGTCTCCCTCACCGCCCGCACATCCCTGCGCACCGGGGTGTGCGCCGCGCTCGGCGTCGCCACCGCGGACGGGATCTACGCCCTGGTCGCCACGGTCGGGGGCGCCGCCGTCGCCGCCGTGCTGCGGCCTGTGCTGACACCGCTGCGCTGGGCCTCGGCCCTGGTCCTGCTGGCGCTGGCGGCGCGGGGCGCGGTGACGGCCGTACGCCAGTACCGGACCCCCCGGCTCAACACCCGTTCCGCGCCGCCCCCGCCGAGCCCGGCCCGGGCCTACCTGAGCCTGCTGGGCATCACCCTCCTCAACCCGACGACCGTGGTCTACTTCACCGCGCTGGTCCTCGGCACCGGCGCCACCGATTCCGTACGGCCCCTGGAACAGGGCGTGTTCGTGACGGCGGCCTTCGTCGCGTCCGCGAGCTGGCAGCTGCTGCTCGCCGGGGGTGGTGCGCTGCTGGGCCGGGTACTGACCGGCCACCGGGGGCGGCTGGTGACGGCACTCGTGTCGAGCGGGGTGATGACGGCGCCGGCCGTGCAGATGATGACGTAG
- a CDS encoding cytochrome P450, with the protein MAEVAGGTDVARGPASVAFPQDRTCPYQPPTAYDPLRASRPLGRVTLYDGSTAWLVTGHDAARALLSDPRLSSDRTRPGCPAISPRSKALQDRRFALLNVDDPEHHAQRRLLVAKFTLKRATALRPAIQRIVDERIDAMLAQGPPAELVNAFALPVPSTVICELLGVPYADHEFFEEQSRRLLRSQVAEEVRDARDRLDAYLGALIDRKLEAPSGDGVLDALAREQLREGTVDRDEAISLAAILLVAGHETTANMISLGTYTLLRHPERLAELRADPSLLPTAVEELTRMLSIADGLLRQATEDIEVAGTTIRAGEGVVFSTSVINRDETAYPAPDTLDWHRSARHHVAFGFGIHQCLGQNLARAELEIALGTLLERLPGLRLAVPADEVRIKPGDAIQGMLDLPVTW; encoded by the coding sequence ATGGCAGAGGTGGCTGGTGGGACGGATGTCGCGCGGGGTCCGGCGTCCGTCGCCTTCCCGCAGGACCGGACCTGCCCCTACCAGCCGCCCACCGCCTACGACCCTCTGCGTGCTTCGCGTCCGCTGGGCCGCGTCACCCTCTACGACGGAAGCACCGCCTGGCTGGTCACCGGTCACGACGCGGCCCGCGCCCTGCTCTCCGATCCCCGTCTGTCGAGCGACCGCACCCGCCCCGGCTGCCCGGCGATCTCGCCCCGCTCCAAGGCGCTGCAGGACCGCCGGTTCGCCCTGCTCAACGTCGACGACCCCGAACACCACGCCCAGCGCCGCCTGTTGGTCGCCAAATTCACCCTCAAACGCGCCACCGCCCTGCGCCCGGCCATCCAGCGGATCGTCGACGAGCGGATCGACGCCATGCTCGCGCAGGGGCCGCCCGCGGAGCTCGTGAACGCCTTCGCGCTGCCCGTACCGTCCACGGTGATCTGCGAACTGCTGGGTGTCCCCTACGCAGACCACGAGTTCTTCGAGGAGCAGTCGCGACGGCTGTTGCGCAGCCAGGTGGCTGAGGAGGTGCGCGACGCGCGCGACCGGCTCGACGCCTACCTCGGCGCGCTGATCGACCGCAAGCTGGAGGCGCCGTCCGGCGACGGCGTCCTCGACGCCCTGGCCCGCGAGCAGCTGCGCGAGGGCACGGTGGATCGCGACGAGGCGATATCCCTGGCCGCGATCCTGCTGGTCGCGGGCCATGAGACGACCGCCAACATGATCTCCCTCGGCACCTACACCCTGCTCCGGCACCCCGAGCGGCTGGCCGAACTGCGCGCCGACCCGTCGCTGCTGCCGACGGCCGTCGAGGAGCTGACGCGGATGCTGTCCATCGCTGACGGGCTGCTGCGGCAGGCCACCGAGGACATCGAGGTGGCCGGGACGACGATCCGGGCCGGGGAGGGCGTGGTCTTCTCGACCTCGGTCATCAACCGCGACGAGACCGCCTACCCCGCCCCGGACACCCTCGACTGGCATCGCTCCGCCCGCCACCACGTCGCGTTCGGCTTCGGCATCCACCAGTGCCTCGGCCAGAACCTGGCCCGCGCCGAGCTGGAGATCGCGCTGGGCACCCTCCTCGAACGGCTTCCCGGTCTGCGCCTGGCCGTCCCGGCCGACGAGGTCCGCATCAAGCCCGGCGACGCGATCCAGGGGATGCTGGACCTCCCCGTGACCTGGTAA
- a CDS encoding ferredoxin, with protein sequence MHIDIDTHVCIGAGQCALAAPGVFTQDDDGFSTLLPGREDGGGDPMVKEAARACPVGAIKVSATAG encoded by the coding sequence ATGCACATCGACATCGACACCCACGTCTGCATCGGCGCCGGCCAGTGCGCCCTGGCGGCCCCGGGCGTCTTCACCCAGGACGACGACGGCTTCAGCACCCTGCTGCCCGGCCGGGAGGACGGCGGCGGCGACCCGATGGTCAAGGAGGCCGCGCGGGCCTGTCCCGTCGGCGCGATCAAGGTGTCCGCGACGGCAGGCTGA
- a CDS encoding TetR/AcrR family transcriptional regulator, with the protein MDSATAREQALDAAETLFYGRGVQSVGMDDVRAASRVSLKRLYQLFPAKEQLVEAYLERRDVCWRGRLAESVARQEDPRERILAVFDWLEGWFGEPDFRGCAWINAYGELGATSERVAHQVRAHKRAFRDYLGALVADAGLPPALTGPLFLLAEGAMVTAGINGGTAPAAEAREAARLLLG; encoded by the coding sequence ATGGACAGCGCAACAGCCCGTGAGCAGGCGCTCGACGCCGCGGAGACGTTGTTCTACGGGCGGGGCGTGCAGTCCGTCGGCATGGACGACGTCCGGGCCGCCTCGAGGGTCTCGCTCAAGCGCCTGTACCAGCTGTTCCCGGCCAAGGAGCAGTTGGTGGAGGCCTATCTGGAGCGGCGGGACGTGTGCTGGCGCGGGCGCCTCGCGGAGTCCGTGGCGCGGCAGGAGGACCCCCGGGAGCGGATCCTGGCCGTGTTCGACTGGCTGGAGGGGTGGTTCGGCGAGCCGGACTTCCGGGGGTGCGCCTGGATCAACGCGTACGGCGAGCTGGGTGCCACCTCGGAGCGCGTCGCACACCAGGTACGGGCGCACAAGCGGGCGTTCCGGGACTACCTCGGCGCCCTGGTCGCCGACGCCGGCCTGCCGCCCGCCCTGACCGGCCCCCTGTTCCTGCTGGCGGAGGGCGCGATGGTGACGGCCGGGATCAACGGCGGCACCGCCCCGGCGGCGGAGGCACGCGAGGCGGCACGGCTGCTGTTGGGCTGA
- a CDS encoding nuclear transport factor 2 family protein translates to MSDSRPPVPPFTRETAAQKVQAAEDAWNTRDPHKVALAYSEDSVWRNRDTFLTGRAAIVEFLTAKWAREDEYALRKDLWAHDGHRIAVRFQYESRAADGWWRSYGNELWEFDERGLMTRREASINDVPIEEADRRIHGPRPDAERGLSFPLE, encoded by the coding sequence ATGTCCGACAGCCGCCCGCCCGTGCCGCCCTTCACCCGGGAGACCGCGGCCCAGAAGGTCCAGGCCGCCGAGGACGCCTGGAACACCCGCGACCCGCACAAGGTCGCGCTCGCCTACTCCGAGGACTCGGTCTGGCGCAACCGCGACACCTTCCTGACCGGCCGGGCCGCGATCGTGGAGTTCCTCACCGCCAAGTGGGCGCGCGAGGACGAGTACGCGCTCCGCAAGGACCTGTGGGCCCACGACGGCCACCGCATCGCCGTCCGCTTCCAGTACGAGTCGCGCGCCGCCGACGGGTGGTGGCGCAGCTACGGCAACGAACTGTGGGAGTTCGACGAGCGCGGGCTGATGACCCGCCGCGAGGCGAGCATCAACGACGTGCCGATCGAGGAGGCGGACCGCCGGATCCACGGCCCACGCCCCGACGCCGAGCGAGGGCTGTCCTTCCCGCTTGAGTAG
- a CDS encoding flavoprotein has product MTEQDEQPPFLYVVVCAAGIAADVGRLITAAQEREWHVGVIATPLAMNGFFDTAAVEAQTGRPIRSAWRRPGDPRPFPEPDAVVVAPATFNTINKWAAGIADTLALGTLCEVSGLGVPIGVLPCVNETLAGHPAYQDSLIRLRGMGVRFGYPYDGVAGEEFGWERALDLLG; this is encoded by the coding sequence GTGACCGAACAGGACGAGCAGCCGCCCTTTCTCTACGTCGTCGTCTGCGCCGCGGGCATCGCCGCGGACGTCGGCAGGCTGATCACCGCAGCGCAGGAGCGGGAGTGGCACGTCGGCGTCATCGCGACACCCCTCGCCATGAACGGATTCTTCGACACCGCCGCCGTCGAGGCGCAGACCGGGCGCCCGATCCGCTCCGCCTGGCGGCGCCCCGGCGATCCGCGGCCGTTCCCGGAGCCCGACGCGGTCGTCGTCGCCCCGGCCACCTTCAACACCATCAACAAGTGGGCGGCCGGGATCGCCGACACCCTCGCCCTGGGCACCCTGTGCGAGGTGTCCGGCCTCGGCGTCCCCATCGGGGTCCTGCCCTGCGTGAACGAGACCCTGGCGGGCCACCCCGCCTACCAGGACAGCCTGATACGCCTGCGCGGGATGGGCGTCCGGTTCGGATACCCGTACGACGGTGTGGCGGGGGAGGAGTTCGGCTGGGAACGGGCGCTGGACCTGCTCGGCTGA
- a CDS encoding MBL fold metallo-hydrolase — protein MEYKTATDRVTEVKEFMARPYLFPGAPGWEDVAGFARGGRRPTRSSRMSEVAAAGPDLSGRDHRMTEVRITHVGGPTTLIEVAGRRLLTDPTFDPPGRRYGFGWGTSSRKVSGPALDVDELPPIDAVLLTHDHHADNLDTAGRALLPKAGVVLTTPSGARRLGGNAHGLTPWTTWRLNSPGLPTIQVTATPARHGPPLSHPIVGDVTGFALRWEGQRHGALWISGDTVLYPGVREVARRLDVGTVLLHLGGVGFPLSGPVRYTLTAPRAVELCRALRPHTVLPVHYEGWSHFREGRSVVEAELAKPASGDLGERFCWLTPGSATDVSV, from the coding sequence GTGGAGTACAAGACTGCAACGGACCGGGTCACCGAGGTCAAGGAGTTCATGGCGCGGCCCTACCTGTTTCCAGGGGCGCCCGGCTGGGAGGATGTCGCCGGCTTCGCCCGCGGCGGGCGCCGGCCCACACGAAGCAGCCGTATGTCCGAGGTGGCCGCGGCCGGCCCGGACCTGTCCGGAAGGGACCACCGCATGACCGAGGTCCGCATCACCCACGTCGGCGGCCCGACCACGCTCATCGAGGTCGCCGGTCGGCGGTTGCTCACGGACCCGACGTTCGACCCGCCCGGCCGCCGCTACGGGTTCGGCTGGGGGACCTCGTCCCGCAAGGTCTCCGGACCGGCCCTGGACGTCGACGAACTCCCCCCGATCGACGCCGTGTTACTCACCCACGACCACCATGCCGACAACCTGGACACGGCGGGGCGCGCCCTGCTGCCCAAGGCCGGCGTCGTCCTCACGACGCCCTCGGGGGCACGCCGGCTGGGCGGCAACGCGCACGGGCTCACCCCGTGGACGACGTGGCGCCTGAACTCCCCCGGCCTGCCCACCATCCAGGTCACCGCCACCCCGGCCCGCCACGGCCCGCCCCTGTCCCACCCGATCGTCGGCGACGTGACCGGCTTCGCCCTGCGCTGGGAGGGCCAGCGGCACGGCGCGCTGTGGATCTCGGGCGACACCGTCCTGTATCCCGGTGTGCGCGAGGTGGCCCGACGACTCGACGTGGGCACGGTCCTGCTGCACCTCGGCGGGGTCGGCTTCCCGCTGTCCGGGCCCGTCCGCTACACGCTCACGGCGCCCCGGGCGGTGGAGCTGTGCCGTGCGCTGCGCCCGCACACCGTGCTCCCGGTGCACTACGAGGGGTGGTCGCACTTTCGGGAGGGCCGGAGCGTCGTCGAGGCCGAGCTGGCGAAGCCGGCGTCCGGCGACCTCGGCGAACGGTTCTGTTGGCTGACTCCCGGCAGCGCGACGGACGTCTCCGTGTGA
- a CDS encoding aldo/keto reductase codes for MQYVKLGSTGLDVSRICLGCMTYGLPDRGTHEWTLDEEASRPLIRQALDAGVTFFDTANVYSDGTSEEIVGRALRDFARRDEIVLATKVHGRMRPGPNGGGLSRKAILSEIDHSLSRLGTDYVDLYQIHRFDPHTPVEETMEALHDLVKAGKVRYLGASSMYAWQFSKMQYTAERHGWTRFVSMQNHYNLLYREEEREMLPLCADQGVGVLPWSPLARGRLTRDWGTETGRSSTDDFGNTLYPEGDRTIVEAVTRIAADRGVPRARVALAWLLHQPTVTAPIIGAAKPHHIEDAVAATELRLSEKELEELQQPYLAHSVAGH; via the coding sequence ATGCAGTACGTGAAGCTCGGTTCGACGGGTCTGGACGTGTCACGGATCTGTCTGGGCTGCATGACCTACGGGCTCCCCGACCGGGGCACGCACGAGTGGACGCTCGACGAGGAGGCGTCGCGTCCGCTCATCCGGCAGGCCCTGGACGCCGGGGTCACCTTCTTCGACACCGCGAACGTCTACTCGGACGGCACCAGCGAGGAGATCGTCGGCAGGGCCCTGCGCGACTTCGCCCGCCGCGACGAGATCGTGCTCGCGACGAAGGTGCACGGCCGGATGCGGCCCGGACCCAACGGCGGTGGCCTGTCCCGCAAGGCGATCCTGTCCGAGATCGACCACAGCCTGAGCCGCCTCGGCACCGACTACGTCGACCTGTACCAGATCCACCGCTTCGACCCGCACACCCCGGTCGAGGAGACGATGGAGGCGCTGCACGACCTGGTGAAGGCCGGCAAGGTCCGTTACCTCGGGGCGAGTTCGATGTACGCCTGGCAGTTCTCCAAGATGCAGTACACGGCCGAGCGGCACGGCTGGACCAGGTTCGTGTCGATGCAGAACCACTACAACCTCCTCTACCGCGAGGAGGAGCGCGAGATGCTGCCCCTGTGCGCGGACCAGGGCGTCGGCGTCCTGCCGTGGAGTCCCCTGGCCCGCGGCCGCCTCACCCGCGACTGGGGCACCGAGACCGGGCGCAGCTCCACGGACGACTTCGGCAACACCCTCTACCCGGAGGGCGACCGCACCATCGTCGAGGCGGTCACCCGCATCGCGGCCGACCGAGGCGTCCCCCGCGCCCGGGTGGCCCTCGCCTGGCTCCTCCACCAGCCCACGGTGACCGCCCCGATCATCGGAGCGGCGAAGCCCCACCACATCGAGGACGCGGTGGCGGCGACCGAACTACGCCTGAGCGAAAAGGAACTGGAGGAGTTGCAGCAGCCCTACCTCGCGCATTCGGTCGCGGGCCACTGA
- a CDS encoding phytanoyl-CoA dioxygenase family protein — MTVPEIGLTPAGLRQYEEDGFTVVRGLFGPDEVDRLRAEFAALQAAGEPVPGHFEPRTGDDPLDRYPRVMHPHEISPLARQVLLDPRLGSVLEELLGEESLAAQSMFYFKPPGARGQALHQDNFYLRVEPGTCVAAWLACDVIDRENGGLEVVPGTHRMGLFCPEEADAEVSFAREYVAPPAGLSAVPVDLAPGDVLFFNGSLVHGSQPNRTVDRFRRSFIGHYVGRSARRIGRYYRTLSMGGERVPLAVSEGAGPCGTEFAPQGPH, encoded by the coding sequence ATGACCGTCCCGGAGATCGGCCTGACCCCGGCCGGGCTGCGACAGTACGAGGAGGACGGCTTCACCGTCGTCCGGGGGCTGTTCGGACCCGACGAAGTCGACCGCCTGCGCGCCGAGTTCGCGGCGCTGCAGGCGGCCGGCGAGCCGGTGCCGGGGCACTTCGAGCCGCGGACCGGTGACGACCCCCTCGACCGCTACCCGAGGGTGATGCACCCGCACGAGATCAGTCCCCTCGCCCGCCAGGTGCTGCTGGACCCGCGGCTTGGGAGCGTGCTGGAGGAGCTGCTCGGCGAGGAGTCGCTGGCCGCGCAGAGCATGTTCTACTTCAAGCCACCGGGCGCCCGGGGTCAGGCGCTGCATCAGGACAACTTCTATCTGCGGGTCGAGCCTGGCACTTGCGTGGCGGCCTGGCTGGCCTGTGACGTGATCGACCGGGAAAACGGCGGCCTGGAGGTCGTACCCGGCACCCACCGGATGGGGCTGTTCTGCCCGGAGGAGGCGGACGCGGAGGTGTCGTTCGCCAGGGAGTACGTTGCGCCGCCGGCGGGACTGTCGGCCGTGCCGGTCGACCTGGCGCCGGGGGATGTCCTGTTCTTCAACGGCAGCCTGGTGCACGGGTCGCAGCCCAACCGGACGGTTGATCGGTTCCGGCGGTCGTTCATCGGGCACTATGTCGGGCGGTCGGCCCGGCGGATCGGGCGGTACTACCGGACCCTGTCGATGGGGGGTGAGCGGGTGCCGCTGGCAGTCAGTGAGGGGGCTGGGCCCTGCGGTACCGAGTTTGCACCGCAAGGCCCGCATTAG
- a CDS encoding helix-turn-helix domain-containing protein, whose protein sequence is MRADDLPGTAVSGDPSPPPGLVVVGHFDEGAGYGVNRPRGSDSWLFTWTTGGCGRLRQGGGEVRAGVGDLVVLAPGVPHAYGVEPGARHWRFWWAHCQARPSWTPWLRPYDTGDGLYLARPVPVALHDRVEAAWRRMQADAGWADAGWADAGWADAGWADAGWADAGEPAGGAGIVVAESAAARELALCALEEAVLLATASARTPTARVGLDDRVRRAQARMAAEPGASHTVRSLAEEVALSPSRFAHLFAEQVRQSPMRALREARLRHAARLLEGTDLPVERVATASGFASAFHFSRVFRARYGTPPGAYRDGIRDAISVPKGTSKGTPKRTPIQ, encoded by the coding sequence ATGCGTGCTGACGACCTGCCCGGGACTGCCGTGTCCGGGGATCCCTCGCCGCCGCCCGGGCTGGTGGTGGTCGGTCACTTCGACGAGGGCGCGGGGTACGGCGTCAACCGGCCGCGGGGTTCGGACAGCTGGCTGTTCACCTGGACGACGGGCGGGTGCGGGCGGCTGCGGCAGGGCGGCGGCGAGGTGCGGGCGGGCGTCGGGGACCTGGTGGTGCTCGCGCCCGGTGTCCCGCACGCCTACGGCGTCGAACCCGGTGCCCGGCACTGGCGGTTCTGGTGGGCCCACTGCCAGGCCCGCCCCTCCTGGACACCCTGGCTCCGCCCGTACGACACCGGGGACGGCCTGTACCTCGCCCGGCCCGTCCCGGTCGCCCTGCACGACCGCGTCGAGGCCGCCTGGCGGCGCATGCAGGCCGACGCCGGCTGGGCCGACGCCGGCTGGGCCGACGCCGGCTGGGCCGACGCCGGCTGGGCCGACGCCGGCTGGGCCGACGCCGGAGAGCCGGCCGGCGGCGCCGGGATCGTGGTGGCCGAGAGCGCAGCCGCCCGCGAACTCGCCCTGTGCGCCCTGGAGGAGGCCGTCCTGCTGGCCACCGCCTCGGCGCGCACTCCCACGGCCCGGGTGGGCCTCGACGACCGCGTCCGCCGGGCCCAGGCGCGGATGGCGGCCGAGCCGGGCGCCTCGCACACCGTGCGCTCGCTCGCCGAGGAGGTCGCCCTGTCACCCTCGCGTTTCGCCCACCTGTTCGCCGAGCAGGTCCGCCAGTCCCCGATGCGGGCCCTGCGTGAGGCGCGACTGCGCCATGCCGCACGGCTGTTGGAAGGCACCGACCTCCCCGTGGAACGTGTCGCCACGGCCTCGGGCTTTGCGAGCGCGTTCCACTTCAGCCGCGTCTTCCGCGCCCGCTACGGGACACCGCCGGGCGCGTACCGGGACGGAATACGCGACGCGATTTCCGTCCCGAAAGGCACCTCAAAAGGGACGCCAAAAAGGACACCCATACAGTGA